In Streptomyces durocortorensis, a genomic segment contains:
- a CDS encoding DNA gyrase/topoisomerase IV subunit A, which yields MARRSMKTPPPDDFEEKILDIDVVDEMQGSFLEYAYSVIYSRALPDARDGMKPVHRRIVSQMNEMGLRPDRGYVKCARVVGEVMGKLHPHGDASIYDALVRMAQPFSMRLPLVDGHGNFGSLGNDDPPAAMRYTECRMADATSLMTEAIDENTVDFQSNYDGQEREPVVLPAAYPNLLVNGVSGIAVGMATNMPPHNLGEVIAAARHLIKHPGADVETLMRFVPGPDLPTGGRIVGLSGIKDAYTAGRGTFKIRATVSVENVTARRKGLVVTELPFTVGPEKVIAKIKDLVSAKKLQGIADVKDLTDRAHGLRLVIEVKNGFVPEAVLEQLYKLTPMEESFGINNVALVDGQPLTLGLKELLEVYLDHRFEVVRRRSEFRRTKRRDRLHLVEGLIVALLDIDEVIRIIRDSDNSAQAKERLMAHFSLSEIQTQYILDTPLRRLTRFDRIELESERDKLNGEIEALTAILESDAELRKLVSSELAAVAKKFGTDRRTVLLESAGSQIASVPLEVADDPCRVLLSSTGLLARTANAEPVEIAEDARRTKHDVIVSAVAATARGDVGAVTSTGRLLRLSVIDLPQLPDTHAEPNLSGGAQISEFLTLEADEELICLTTLDEASPGLAIGTLQGVVKRVVPDYPANKDELEVITLKDGDRIVGATELRTGEEDLVFITSDAQLLRYPAGSVRPQGRAAGGMAGVKLGAGAEVLSFTAVDPAADAVVFTVAGSHGTLDDSVLTCKLTPFDQYPRKGRATGGVRCQRFLKGEDVLVFAWAGATPARAAQKNGSPAKLPEPDPRRDGSGTPLLQPVAVIAGPPL from the coding sequence ATGGCCCGCCGTAGCATGAAGACCCCGCCGCCGGACGACTTCGAGGAGAAGATCCTCGACATCGACGTCGTCGACGAAATGCAGGGCTCCTTCCTTGAGTACGCGTACTCGGTGATCTACTCCAGGGCCCTGCCCGACGCCCGCGACGGCATGAAGCCGGTGCACCGGCGCATCGTCTCCCAGATGAACGAGATGGGGCTGCGCCCCGACCGCGGCTATGTGAAGTGCGCCCGCGTCGTCGGCGAGGTCATGGGCAAGCTGCACCCCCACGGCGACGCGTCGATCTACGACGCCCTGGTGCGGATGGCGCAGCCCTTCTCGATGCGGCTGCCCCTGGTCGACGGCCACGGCAACTTCGGCTCCCTCGGCAACGACGACCCGCCGGCCGCCATGAGGTACACCGAGTGCCGGATGGCCGACGCCACGTCGTTGATGACCGAGGCGATCGACGAGAACACCGTCGATTTCCAGTCGAACTACGACGGTCAGGAGCGCGAGCCGGTCGTCCTGCCGGCGGCCTACCCCAACCTCCTGGTCAACGGGGTGTCCGGGATCGCCGTGGGCATGGCGACCAACATGCCCCCGCACAACCTGGGCGAGGTCATCGCCGCGGCCCGGCACCTGATCAAGCACCCGGGCGCCGACGTCGAGACGCTGATGCGTTTCGTCCCCGGCCCCGACCTGCCCACCGGCGGCCGGATCGTCGGCCTGTCCGGCATCAAGGACGCGTACACCGCGGGCCGCGGCACGTTCAAGATCCGTGCCACCGTCTCCGTGGAGAACGTGACGGCCCGCCGCAAGGGTCTCGTCGTCACCGAACTGCCCTTCACCGTCGGCCCGGAGAAGGTGATCGCCAAGATCAAGGACCTCGTCTCGGCGAAGAAGCTCCAGGGCATCGCGGACGTGAAGGACCTCACCGACCGGGCGCACGGACTGCGCCTGGTCATCGAGGTGAAGAACGGCTTCGTGCCGGAAGCGGTGCTGGAGCAGCTCTACAAGCTGACGCCGATGGAGGAGTCCTTCGGCATCAACAACGTGGCGCTGGTCGACGGCCAGCCCCTCACTCTCGGGCTCAAGGAGCTGCTGGAGGTCTATCTCGACCACCGCTTCGAGGTCGTGCGCCGCCGCAGCGAGTTCCGCCGCACCAAGCGCCGCGACCGGCTGCATCTGGTCGAGGGTCTCATCGTCGCGCTGCTCGACATCGACGAGGTCATCCGGATCATCCGGGACAGCGACAACTCGGCGCAGGCGAAGGAGCGTCTGATGGCGCACTTCTCGCTGAGCGAGATCCAGACGCAGTACATCCTGGACACCCCGCTGCGCCGGCTCACCCGCTTCGACCGGATCGAGCTGGAGAGCGAGCGGGACAAGCTCAACGGCGAGATCGAGGCGCTGACCGCGATCCTGGAGTCGGACGCGGAGCTGCGCAAGCTGGTCTCCTCGGAGCTGGCGGCCGTGGCGAAGAAGTTCGGCACGGACCGGCGCACGGTGCTGCTGGAGTCGGCCGGTTCGCAGATCGCCTCCGTGCCGCTGGAGGTGGCGGACGACCCGTGCCGGGTGCTGCTCTCCTCGACGGGCCTGCTGGCCCGCACGGCGAACGCGGAGCCGGTGGAGATCGCCGAGGACGCCCGGCGGACCAAGCACGACGTGATCGTGTCGGCGGTGGCGGCGACGGCGCGCGGCGATGTCGGGGCGGTGACCTCCACCGGGCGGCTGCTGCGGCTCTCGGTGATCGACCTGCCGCAGCTGCCGGACACCCACGCGGAGCCGAATCTCTCGGGCGGCGCGCAGATCTCCGAGTTCCTGACGCTGGAGGCGGACGAGGAGCTGATCTGCCTCACCACCCTCGACGAGGCCTCGCCGGGCTTGGCGATCGGCACGCTCCAGGGTGTGGTGAAGCGCGTCGTGCCGGACTATCCGGCCAACAAGGACGAGCTGGAGGTCATCACCCTCAAGGACGGTGACCGTATCGTGGGCGCGACCGAGCTGCGTACGGGCGAGGAGGACCTGGTCTTCATCACCTCCGACGCCCAGCTCCTGCGCTACCCGGCGGGCTCCGTGCGGCCGCAGGGGCGGGCCGCCGGAGGCATGGCGGGCGTCAAGCTGGGGGCGGGGGCCGAGGTGCTGTCCTTCACGGCGGTGGACCCGGCGGCGGACGCGGTGGTATTCACGGTGGCCGGTTCACACGGCACGCTCGACGACTCGGTGCTGACGTGCAAGCTCACCCCGTTCGACCAGTATCCGCGCAAGGGCCGGGCGACCGGCGGGGTGCGCTGCCAGCGGTTCCTGAAGGGCGAGGACGTCCTGGTCTTCGCCTGGGCGGGCGCCACCCCGGCGAGGGCCGCCCAGAAGAACGGCTCCCCGGCGAAGCTGCCGGAGCCTGACCCGAGGCGCGACGGTTCGGGCACGCCGCTGCTCCAGCCGGTGGCCGTGATCGCGGGTCCCCCGCTGTAG
- a CDS encoding M16 family metallopeptidase: MGHTATAQAGSGGLTATEHRLANGLRVVLSEDHLTPVAAVCLWYDVGSRHEVKGRTGLAHLFEHLMFQGSGQVKGNGHFELVQGAGGSLNGTTSFERTNYFETMPTHQVELALWLEADRMGSLLAALDEESMENQRDVVKNERRQRYDNVPYGTAFEKLTALAYPEGHPYHHTPIGSMADLDAATLEDARAFFRTYYAPNNAVLSIVGDIDPEQTLAWVEKYFGSIPSHDGKQPPRDGTLPEIIGEQLREVVHEEVPARALMAAYRLPHDGTRACDAADLALTVLGGGESSRLHNRLVRRDRTAVAAGFGLLRLAGAPSLGWLDVKTSGGVEVEQIEAAVDEELARFAAEGPTPEEMERAQAQLEREWLDRLGTVAGRADELCRYAVLFGDPQLALSAVGRVLDITAEEVREAARAALRPDNRAVLVYEPIEPAEDDGAVEDTAGTEAPEGADK; encoded by the coding sequence ATGGGTCACACGGCCACCGCACAGGCCGGCTCCGGCGGCTTGACAGCGACCGAGCACCGCCTGGCCAACGGCCTGCGTGTGGTGCTCTCCGAGGACCATCTGACCCCGGTCGCCGCGGTCTGCCTCTGGTACGACGTCGGCTCACGCCACGAGGTCAAGGGACGCACCGGCCTGGCTCACCTCTTCGAGCACCTGATGTTCCAGGGCTCGGGCCAGGTCAAGGGGAACGGCCACTTCGAGCTCGTCCAGGGGGCCGGCGGCTCGCTCAACGGGACGACCAGCTTCGAGCGGACCAACTACTTCGAGACCATGCCCACCCACCAGGTGGAGCTGGCCCTCTGGCTGGAAGCCGACCGTATGGGCTCCCTCCTCGCCGCGCTCGACGAGGAGTCCATGGAGAACCAGCGCGACGTCGTCAAGAACGAACGGCGCCAGCGTTACGACAACGTGCCCTACGGCACCGCGTTCGAGAAGCTCACCGCCCTCGCCTACCCCGAGGGCCACCCGTACCACCACACCCCGATCGGCTCCATGGCCGACCTGGACGCGGCCACCCTGGAGGACGCCCGCGCGTTCTTCCGTACGTATTACGCGCCCAATAACGCGGTGCTCTCCATCGTCGGGGACATCGACCCCGAGCAGACCCTCGCCTGGGTCGAGAAGTACTTCGGCTCCATCCCGTCCCACGACGGCAAGCAGCCGCCGCGCGACGGCACCCTGCCCGAGATCATCGGCGAGCAGCTGCGCGAAGTGGTCCACGAAGAGGTCCCGGCGCGTGCGCTGATGGCCGCCTACCGCCTCCCGCACGACGGCACCCGCGCCTGTGACGCGGCCGACCTGGCGCTGACCGTGCTCGGCGGCGGCGAGTCCTCCCGCCTGCACAACCGCCTGGTCCGCCGCGACCGTACGGCGGTGGCGGCAGGCTTCGGGCTGCTGCGGCTCGCCGGTGCGCCCTCGCTGGGCTGGCTGGATGTGAAGACCTCCGGCGGGGTCGAGGTGGAGCAGATCGAGGCCGCGGTCGACGAGGAGCTGGCCCGGTTCGCCGCCGAGGGGCCCACCCCGGAGGAAATGGAGCGCGCGCAGGCCCAGTTGGAGCGCGAGTGGCTGGACCGCCTGGGGACGGTTGCGGGCCGCGCCGACGAACTGTGCCGCTACGCGGTCCTGTTCGGCGACCCGCAGCTCGCCCTGAGCGCCGTGGGACGAGTCCTGGACATCACCGCGGAGGAGGTGCGCGAGGCGGCGCGGGCGGCCCTGCGCCCCGACAACCGGGCGGTGCTGGTCTACGAGCCCATCGAGCCGGCCGAGGACGACGGGGCCGTCGAGGACACGGCAGGCACCGAAGCACCCGAGGGGGCGGACAAGTGA
- a CDS encoding M16 family metallopeptidase → MDYHPQPTPGTARPWAFPAPERGALPNGLTVLRCHRPGQQVVAVEIFLDAPLEAEPEGLDGVATIMSRALSEGTDKHSAEEFAAELERCGATLDAHADHPGVRVSLEVPASRLAKALGLVAEALRAPAFAESEIERLVGNRLDEIPHEQANPSRRAAKQLSKELFPATARMSRPRLGTEETVRRIDAAAVRAFFDAHVRPSTATAVIVGDLTGIDLDELLADTLGDWSGNAGQARPVPPITADDTGRVVIVDRPGAVQTQLLIGRIGADRHESVWPAQVLGTYCLGGTLTSRLDRVLREEKGYTYGVRAFAQVLRSSGPDSGGAAMLAISGSVDTESTGPALEDLWKVLRTLAAEGLTDAERETAVQNLVGVAPLKFETAASVASTLADQVEQHLPDDYQAHLYARLAETGTVEATAAVVNAFPVDRLVTVLVGDAAQIAEPVKALGIGEVSVVTG, encoded by the coding sequence ATGGACTACCACCCGCAGCCGACCCCGGGCACCGCCCGGCCGTGGGCCTTTCCCGCACCCGAGCGAGGCGCCCTGCCCAACGGGCTGACCGTGCTGCGCTGCCACCGCCCCGGCCAGCAGGTCGTCGCCGTGGAGATCTTCCTGGACGCGCCGCTGGAGGCCGAGCCCGAGGGCCTGGACGGCGTGGCCACGATCATGTCGCGGGCGCTGTCCGAGGGCACCGACAAGCACAGCGCCGAGGAGTTCGCCGCCGAGCTTGAGCGCTGCGGCGCCACCCTGGACGCGCACGCCGACCACCCCGGTGTCCGGGTCTCCCTGGAGGTCCCGGCCTCCCGGCTGGCCAAGGCCCTCGGTCTGGTCGCCGAGGCGCTGCGAGCCCCGGCCTTCGCCGAGAGCGAGATCGAGCGCCTCGTCGGCAACCGCCTCGACGAGATCCCGCACGAGCAGGCCAACCCGTCCCGGCGCGCTGCCAAGCAGCTCTCCAAGGAGCTCTTCCCGGCCACCGCCCGGATGTCCCGCCCGCGTCTGGGCACCGAGGAGACGGTGCGCCGGATCGACGCGGCCGCGGTGCGTGCCTTCTTCGACGCCCACGTCCGCCCGTCGACCGCGACCGCCGTGATCGTCGGTGACCTCACCGGCATCGACCTGGACGAGCTGCTGGCCGACACCCTCGGCGACTGGTCGGGCAACGCGGGCCAGGCCCGCCCGGTCCCGCCGATCACCGCGGACGACACCGGCCGTGTGGTCATCGTGGACCGCCCCGGCGCGGTCCAGACCCAGCTGCTGATCGGCCGGATCGGCGCCGACCGGCACGAGAGCGTGTGGCCCGCACAGGTGCTCGGCACGTACTGCCTGGGCGGGACCCTCACCTCCCGGCTGGACCGGGTCCTGCGCGAGGAGAAGGGCTACACCTACGGTGTGCGCGCCTTCGCCCAGGTGCTGCGCTCCAGCGGCCCCGACTCGGGCGGCGCGGCCATGCTCGCGATCAGCGGCTCGGTGGACACCGAGTCCACCGGACCGGCGCTGGAGGACCTCTGGAAGGTCCTGCGGACGCTGGCCGCCGAGGGGCTGACCGACGCCGAGCGCGAGACGGCCGTGCAGAACCTGGTGGGCGTCGCCCCGCTGAAGTTCGAGACCGCCGCCTCCGTCGCGAGCACCCTGGCCGACCAGGTCGAGCAGCACCTCCCCGACGACTATCAGGCCCACCTCTACGCCCGGCTCGCCGAGACGGGCACGGTGGAGGCGACCGCCGCCGTCGTCAACGCCTTCCCGGTGGACCGGCTGGTCACGGTCCTGGTGGGGGATGCCGCTCAGATCGCGGAGCCCGTAAAGGCGCTCGGCATCGGAGAGGTGTCCGTCGTCACCGGCTGA
- a CDS encoding M23 family metallopeptidase, protein MAFTRATGKHRAPSRLTRRSAQAAGIAALTTTGVLGSLASPALAADAEAPKVVDTGLTQTIALDATLAEQIDAQAEAQQQQAEAIAKAKAKAAAEAKAEAAKAKAKAEAERKAEARAKEIREEKARAARAAERARLNAFHLPVAGSHVTTGYKAGGSLWSSGSHSGVDFMAPSGSSVVAVGAGTVVEAGWGGAYGNNIVLRMADGTYTQYGHLSSIGVSVGQSVASGQQIGLSGSTGNSTGPHLHFEARTTPDYGSDMDPVGYLRSHGLNV, encoded by the coding sequence ATGGCGTTCACCCGTGCCACCGGGAAGCACCGTGCCCCGAGCCGCCTCACGCGCCGGAGCGCCCAGGCCGCCGGAATCGCGGCTCTGACCACCACCGGAGTCCTCGGCTCGCTGGCCTCTCCGGCCCTCGCCGCGGACGCCGAGGCGCCCAAGGTCGTCGACACCGGCCTCACCCAGACCATCGCCCTCGACGCCACCCTCGCCGAGCAGATCGACGCCCAGGCGGAGGCGCAGCAGCAGCAGGCCGAAGCGATCGCCAAGGCGAAGGCCAAGGCCGCCGCCGAAGCCAAGGCCGAGGCCGCCAAGGCCAAGGCGAAGGCGGAGGCCGAGCGCAAGGCCGAGGCCCGCGCCAAGGAGATCCGCGAGGAGAAGGCCCGCGCCGCCCGCGCCGCCGAGCGCGCCCGCCTGAACGCCTTCCACCTCCCGGTCGCCGGATCCCACGTCACCACCGGCTACAAGGCGGGCGGTTCGCTCTGGTCATCCGGCAGCCACTCCGGCGTGGACTTCATGGCCCCCTCCGGCAGCTCCGTCGTCGCGGTCGGCGCCGGCACGGTCGTCGAGGCCGGCTGGGGCGGTGCGTACGGCAACAACATCGTGCTCCGGATGGCGGACGGCACGTACACCCAGTACGGCCACCTCTCCTCGATCGGCGTCTCCGTCGGCCAGAGCGTCGCCTCCGGTCAGCAGATCGGCCTGTCCGGCTCCACCGGCAACTCCACCGGCCCGCACCTGCACTTCGAGGCCCGGACCACCCCCGACTACGGCTCCGACATGGACCCCGTCGGCTACCTGCGCTCCCACGGTCTGAACGTCTGA
- a CDS encoding GntR family transcriptional regulator, producing the protein MRIPAHSVCTAIRDDIVSGVYERGSRLTEELLARRYGVSRVPVREALRTLESEGFVVTRRHAGACVAEPTEQEAADLLEVRMLLEPLGAARAAQRRTDAHLKVLRGLVRLGQERARRGEGEDLRSLGGWFHETLAQASGSPGLIALLTQLRHKTAWMYAVEQPVRPADSWAEHGAIVDAVARGDAERARALTAQHAERAAAAHRLRRPDRPGRRASAGSRVSTSQPGVNIASARH; encoded by the coding sequence ATGCGCATTCCCGCGCATTCGGTATGCACGGCAATCCGTGACGACATCGTCTCCGGTGTCTACGAGCGCGGCAGCCGCCTCACCGAGGAGCTGCTGGCCCGGCGGTACGGGGTCTCCCGCGTCCCGGTCCGCGAGGCGCTGCGCACCCTGGAGTCCGAGGGCTTCGTCGTCACCCGCAGACACGCCGGCGCCTGTGTCGCCGAGCCCACCGAGCAGGAGGCGGCAGACCTGCTGGAGGTGCGGATGCTCCTGGAGCCGCTGGGTGCCGCGCGCGCCGCCCAGCGCCGTACGGACGCCCACCTCAAGGTGCTCCGCGGGCTGGTGAGACTCGGTCAGGAGCGGGCCCGCCGGGGCGAGGGCGAGGATCTGCGCTCGCTGGGCGGCTGGTTCCACGAGACCCTCGCCCAGGCCTCCGGCAGCCCAGGCCTGATCGCGCTGCTCACCCAGCTCCGGCACAAGACCGCCTGGATGTACGCGGTCGAACAGCCGGTCCGCCCGGCCGACTCCTGGGCCGAGCACGGCGCCATCGTGGACGCCGTGGCACGGGGCGACGCCGAGCGGGCCAGGGCGCTCACCGCCCAGCATGCGGAACGCGCGGCGGCGGCCCACCGGCTCCGCCGCCCGGACCGGCCCGGGCGCCGCGCCTCCGCCGGGTCCCGGGTGAGCACTTCGCAACCTGGCGTAAACATCGCGAGTGCCCGTCATTAA
- a CDS encoding HPr family phosphocarrier protein yields the protein MAERRVNVGWAEGLHARPASIFVRAATASGVPVTIAKADSSPVNAASMLAVLGLGAQGGEEIVLASDADDAEAALDRLAKLVAEGLEELPETV from the coding sequence ATGGCTGAGCGCCGCGTAAACGTCGGTTGGGCCGAGGGCCTGCACGCCCGCCCCGCTTCCATCTTCGTCCGTGCCGCCACGGCGTCCGGCGTCCCGGTGACGATCGCCAAGGCCGACAGCAGCCCGGTGAACGCCGCCTCCATGCTCGCCGTGCTCGGTCTGGGTGCGCAGGGCGGCGAGGAGATCGTCCTCGCGTCCGACGCGGATGACGCCGAGGCCGCTCTGGACCGGCTGGCGAAGCTGGTCGCCGAGGGGCTGGAAGAGCTTCCCGAGACCGTCTGA
- a CDS encoding bifunctional acetate--CoA ligase family protein/GNAT family N-acetyltransferase: MQPTPEQSPHHAYPDHWEADVVLRDGGTARIRPITTDDAERLVSFYEQVSDESKYYRFFAPYPRLSDRDVHRFTHHDYVDRVGLAVTIGGEFIGTVRFDRIDDRGRPASAPADEAEVAFLVQDAHQGRGVASALLEHIAAVARERGIRRFAAEVLPANNKMIKVFRDAGYTQRRSFEDGSVHLTLDLEPTEKSLAVQRGREQRAEARSVQRLLDPGSVAVIGTGRTTGGVGRTVLRNLLASGFTGRTYAVNRAFDEGLTTLDGVPARRSIGEIDEQVDLAVIAVPAHRVPEAVADCGEHGVQGLVVLSAGYAERGSEGRELQRELVRQARSYGMRIIGPNAFGIINTAETVRLNASLAPESPARGRIGLFTQSGAIGIALLSGLHRRGAGLSSFISAGNRADVSGNDFLQYFFEDPDTDVALLYLESLGNPRKFTRLARRTAAVKPVVVVKGARHSGTSPPGHAVPVSRIPDTTVSALMRQAGVIRVDTVTEMVDAGLLLADQPLPAGPRVAILGNSESLGLLTYDACLAEGLRPRPPRDLTTAASPQDFRDALAEALADGTCDAVIVTAIPWVGENGEAESGDGEVLAAALRGAAAGGPAKPVAVVHVEIGGLAEALAAASSTAAPRPGPPTPAAARTTTPPTTASGTATASGTATAPGTATGPGAVTAPETTTSPGTPATPPTATAPGSPATEPPAVRADRPAGPPAPQPDAAAGARTDAEQPQPARAGRIPAYPAAERAVRALAEAVKYAQWRRQAAVPGKVPEFLDDTIDEAGAAALIEAQLATAPDPRGRPLTHDEARELLGRYGIPVRPTLPAPDPEAAVAAAAVLGYPVALKTTAPHLRHRADLGGVRLDLADEEALCRAYGDLTDLLGKPAELLPVVQAMVPRGVDTVVRASIDAAAGAVLSFGLAGAPSELLGDTAHRLVPVTDRDAAELIRSIKAAPVLFGWRGSAPVDTAALEELLLRLSRLVDDHPEVVSVALEPVVVAPQGIAVLGASVRLAPPPPRGDLGPRRLPNY, translated from the coding sequence ATGCAGCCCACGCCGGAGCAGAGTCCGCATCACGCGTACCCCGACCACTGGGAAGCGGACGTGGTGCTCCGCGACGGTGGCACCGCGCGCATCAGGCCGATCACCACGGACGACGCCGAGCGACTTGTCAGCTTCTACGAGCAGGTGTCCGACGAGTCGAAGTACTACCGGTTCTTCGCCCCGTATCCCCGGCTATCCGACCGGGATGTGCACCGCTTCACCCATCACGACTACGTCGACCGGGTGGGACTGGCCGTCACGATCGGCGGCGAGTTCATCGGCACGGTCCGCTTCGACCGCATCGACGACCGGGGCCGCCCCGCCTCCGCCCCCGCCGACGAGGCCGAGGTCGCCTTCCTCGTCCAGGACGCCCACCAGGGCCGCGGCGTCGCCTCCGCCCTGCTCGAACACATCGCCGCGGTCGCCCGCGAACGCGGCATCCGGCGTTTCGCCGCCGAGGTGCTCCCCGCCAACAACAAAATGATCAAGGTGTTCCGGGACGCCGGATACACCCAGCGCCGCAGCTTCGAGGACGGCTCCGTCCACCTCACCCTCGACCTCGAACCCACCGAGAAGTCCCTCGCCGTCCAGCGCGGCCGCGAACAGCGCGCCGAGGCCCGCTCGGTCCAGCGCCTGCTCGACCCCGGGTCCGTCGCGGTCATCGGTACCGGGCGCACCACCGGCGGGGTGGGCCGCACCGTCCTGCGCAACCTCCTCGCCTCCGGCTTCACCGGCCGTACGTACGCGGTGAACCGGGCCTTCGACGAGGGCCTGACCACCCTCGACGGGGTCCCCGCCCGCCGCTCGATCGGCGAGATCGACGAGCAGGTCGACCTCGCGGTCATCGCCGTCCCCGCCCACCGGGTCCCCGAGGCCGTCGCCGACTGCGGGGAGCACGGCGTCCAGGGGCTCGTCGTCCTCTCCGCCGGGTACGCCGAACGCGGCTCCGAGGGCCGTGAGCTCCAGCGCGAACTGGTCCGCCAGGCCCGCTCGTACGGCATGCGGATCATCGGCCCGAACGCCTTCGGCATCATCAACACCGCCGAGACCGTCCGGCTCAACGCCTCCCTCGCCCCCGAGTCGCCCGCCCGCGGCCGGATCGGCCTGTTCACCCAGTCCGGGGCGATCGGCATCGCCCTGCTCTCCGGCCTCCACCGGCGCGGCGCCGGGCTGTCCTCGTTCATCTCGGCGGGCAACCGGGCCGATGTCTCCGGCAACGACTTCCTCCAGTACTTCTTCGAGGACCCGGACACCGACGTAGCCCTGCTCTACCTCGAATCGCTCGGCAACCCCCGCAAGTTCACCCGCCTCGCCCGCCGCACCGCCGCCGTGAAGCCCGTCGTCGTCGTGAAGGGCGCCCGGCACAGCGGCACCAGCCCGCCCGGCCACGCCGTCCCCGTCAGCCGCATCCCCGACACCACGGTCTCCGCCCTGATGCGGCAGGCGGGCGTGATCCGGGTCGACACCGTGACCGAGATGGTGGATGCCGGACTCCTCCTGGCCGACCAGCCGCTCCCGGCGGGCCCCCGGGTCGCGATCCTCGGCAACTCCGAGTCGCTCGGCCTCCTCACGTACGACGCCTGCCTCGCCGAGGGGCTCCGCCCGCGCCCGCCGCGCGACCTCACCACGGCAGCCTCCCCGCAGGACTTCCGGGACGCGCTGGCCGAGGCGCTGGCCGACGGGACGTGCGACGCGGTGATCGTCACCGCCATCCCGTGGGTGGGGGAGAACGGCGAGGCCGAATCCGGCGACGGCGAGGTGCTGGCCGCCGCCCTGCGAGGAGCCGCGGCCGGGGGCCCGGCCAAGCCGGTGGCCGTCGTCCACGTCGAGATCGGCGGCCTCGCCGAGGCCCTGGCCGCCGCGAGCAGCACGGCCGCGCCGCGCCCCGGGCCGCCGACACCTGCCGCAGCCCGGACCACCACCCCGCCCACCACCGCCTCGGGAACAGCCACCGCCTCGGGAACAGCCACCGCCCCGGGAACAGCCACCGGGCCGGGCGCAGTCACGGCCCCGGAGACGACCACCTCCCCGGGAACGCCCGCCACCCCGCCCACCGCCACCGCCCCCGGATCACCGGCCACGGAGCCCCCAGCCGTCCGGGCCGACCGACCCGCAGGGCCCCCCGCGCCGCAGCCGGACGCGGCGGCCGGGGCACGTACCGACGCCGAGCAGCCGCAGCCCGCGCGCGCCGGCCGCATCCCCGCCTACCCCGCCGCCGAACGCGCCGTACGCGCCCTCGCCGAGGCCGTGAAGTACGCCCAGTGGCGACGGCAGGCGGCCGTGCCGGGCAAGGTCCCCGAATTCCTCGACGACACCATCGACGAGGCCGGGGCCGCCGCCTTGATCGAGGCGCAGCTCGCCACCGCCCCCGACCCGCGCGGACGCCCGCTCACCCACGACGAGGCCCGCGAACTGCTCGGCCGCTACGGCATCCCCGTACGCCCCACGCTCCCCGCCCCGGACCCAGAGGCAGCCGTCGCCGCGGCCGCCGTGCTCGGCTACCCGGTAGCGCTGAAGACCACCGCACCCCACCTCCGCCACCGCGCCGACCTCGGCGGGGTCCGCCTCGACCTCGCCGACGAGGAGGCGCTGTGCCGGGCGTACGGAGACCTCACCGACCTCCTGGGCAAGCCCGCCGAACTGCTCCCCGTCGTCCAGGCGATGGTCCCGCGCGGTGTGGACACCGTCGTGCGGGCCTCCATCGACGCGGCCGCCGGGGCCGTGCTCTCCTTCGGCCTGGCGGGTGCACCCTCCGAGCTGCTCGGCGACACCGCGCACCGGCTGGTCCCGGTCACCGACCGGGACGCCGCCGAGCTGATCCGGTCGATCAAGGCGGCCCCGGTGCTGTTCGGCTGGCGCGGCTCCGCCCCGGTGGACACGGCGGCGCTGGAGGAGCTGCTGCTGCGACTGTCCCGGCTGGTCGACGACCACCCCGAGGTGGTCTCCGTGGCGCTGGAACCGGTGGTCGTGGCCCCTCAGGGCATCGCCGTGCTCGGCGCGAGCGTCCGGCTGGCCCCACCGCCCCCGCGCGGTGACCTCGGCCCTCGCCGCCTCCCGAACTACTGA
- a CDS encoding DUF5998 family protein, protein MAKTGTTTQGLRAAIERSGYYPALVAEAVEAAVGGEPVASYLVHQETTFDSNEVRRHVTVLVLTEHRFIVSHTDEQAADSGSPTAHATTSTESVKLDRISSVVVSRVVADPEKYVPGTLPREVVLTIGWGAVSRIDLEPAACGDPNCEADHGYTGSSTADDLSLRVSEAGDGPDAVRQTLAFAQSLSEATAATAATGR, encoded by the coding sequence ATGGCAAAGACCGGTACGACGACCCAGGGGCTGCGCGCGGCGATCGAGCGCAGCGGCTACTACCCGGCCCTCGTGGCCGAGGCGGTGGAGGCCGCCGTCGGCGGGGAGCCGGTCGCTTCGTACCTGGTGCACCAGGAGACCACCTTCGACTCCAACGAGGTGCGCCGCCATGTGACGGTGCTGGTCCTGACCGAGCACCGGTTCATCGTCAGCCACACCGACGAGCAGGCCGCCGACAGCGGCTCGCCCACGGCGCACGCCACCACCTCCACCGAGTCGGTCAAGCTCGACCGGATCTCCTCCGTCGTGGTCAGCCGGGTGGTGGCCGACCCGGAGAAGTACGTCCCGGGCACCCTGCCGCGCGAGGTCGTCCTCACCATCGGCTGGGGCGCGGTCTCCCGGATCGACCTGGAGCCCGCCGCCTGCGGCGACCCCAACTGCGAGGCCGACCACGGCTATACGGGCAGCTCCACCGCCGACGACCTGAGCCTGCGGGTCAGCGAGGCCGGTGACGGCCCCGACGCGGTCCGTCAGACCCTCGCCTTCGCCCAGTCGCTCTCCGAGGCCACGGCCGCCACCGCGGCGACCGGCCGCTGA